GGGCTCCATATGCTCTGAGCCTCCGGCAATTCGTCTCGAAAAGGTTAAGAAGCAAAAAAGATTAAACGGTACCCCGTACTATGAGTACAGGGCATGGCGATATGCGGATGACACTATCGGCGATGCTGCCGAGAAGCATCTCTTCGATGTTACTCTTTCCCAGCGTACCCATCACGATCAGGTCAACGCCGTTGTCCTTCGCGAACCTGGCGATGGTCTCGGTGGGGTGCCCCGGGAGAACGAACGTCTCGACCTGTAGCCCTTCCGCCGCCTTTTTCACCTGCCCGACCGCATTCTTGCCTTCCAGCTCCAGCAGCT
The Methanocella sp. DNA segment above includes these coding regions:
- a CDS encoding universal stress protein; the protein is MSDLFNKILIATDGSQYSLAAMQKGIDLARLYESKVYALYVIDTRVLAGTGGMPEPENIYQLLELEGKNAVGQVKKAAEGLQVETFVLPGHPTETIARFAKDNGVDLIVMGTLGKSNIEEMLLGSIADSVIRISPCPVLIVRGTV